The following coding sequences lie in one Pseudomonas sp. SL4(2022) genomic window:
- a CDS encoding putative metalloprotease CJM1_0395 family protein → MSPDITRAAQAPITAAQPLADGQSASSREEADKPADSSANPDKAKSREGESNPQQQRLEQLEIAKLVSRDQEVRTHEQAHAAVGGRYAGAPSYTYERGPDGKRYAVGGEVSIDTSPIPNDPEATLRKMEVVIRAALAPAEPSAQDRQIAAQAQLQMAEARVELAQQQRGDVQAASEARAEKRKADEQDDEGEDKSKAPVQQDRPPPPSLDLYQQLSDLREPVSVIDLVA, encoded by the coding sequence GTGTCCCCCGATATCACCCGCGCCGCGCAGGCACCTATAACCGCTGCCCAGCCGCTGGCCGATGGGCAGTCGGCCTCGTCGCGTGAAGAGGCGGATAAACCTGCTGATTCCTCGGCTAATCCCGATAAAGCCAAAAGCCGCGAAGGCGAATCCAATCCGCAGCAGCAACGTCTTGAGCAACTGGAAATCGCCAAGCTGGTCAGCCGTGACCAAGAGGTGCGCACCCACGAGCAGGCGCATGCGGCTGTCGGTGGTCGTTATGCTGGAGCGCCGAGCTACACCTATGAACGCGGGCCGGATGGCAAGCGCTATGCAGTGGGTGGTGAAGTGAGCATCGACACCAGCCCGATCCCTAATGATCCGGAAGCCACCCTGCGCAAGATGGAAGTTGTCATCCGTGCTGCATTGGCGCCCGCTGAGCCCTCTGCGCAGGACCGGCAGATTGCCGCGCAAGCCCAGCTGCAGATGGCCGAAGCCCGTGTCGAACTGGCGCAACAGCAGCGTGGCGATGTTCAAGCTGCCAGTGAGGCGCGTGCGGAAAAGCGCAAAGCCGATGAGCAAGACGATGAGGGTGAGGATAAATCCAAGGCACCTGTGCAGCAGGATCGACCGCCACCACCTAGTCTTGATCTTTACCAGCAACTGAGCGATCTGCGGGAGCCGGTTTCAGTTATCGATCTGGTGGCTTGA